The following coding sequences lie in one Arthrobacter sp. PGP41 genomic window:
- a CDS encoding LacI family DNA-binding transcriptional regulator, with the protein MAPKIAERTRPTLATVARQAGVSAPTVSKVVNGREDVSPETRARVLAVLEQAGYQSPLQRRAAGETGTVVEVVIDVLDSAYTIQVLNGVLQSAADADVEILVSVTGPASQGRRSPERRAQRMMDEGRAGMIVVTSAFSETQLHPFRRRQIPVVVIDPLNPPSADVVSIGATNWAGGKAATEHLLELGHRRIAYIGGIEKAECNQARLHGYMAALMAHGVPVDPQYIHSGGSFRRESGVKGLKALIELDKLPTAIFAGSDTIALGILGEAGRLGIRVPDELSLIGFDGTNQGEESVPSLSSVAQPLEEMGRAALRSVLRQARGEVLDSHRVELATHLIVRDSTAPPAA; encoded by the coding sequence ATGGCACCGAAGATCGCTGAGCGGACGAGGCCAACGCTCGCCACCGTGGCCCGGCAGGCCGGTGTTTCTGCGCCTACGGTATCCAAGGTTGTTAACGGCCGCGAGGATGTGTCGCCGGAAACCCGGGCCCGCGTGCTTGCCGTCCTGGAGCAGGCCGGGTATCAGTCCCCGCTGCAGCGCCGTGCCGCCGGGGAGACCGGCACGGTGGTTGAGGTGGTCATCGATGTCCTCGATTCCGCGTACACCATCCAGGTGCTCAACGGCGTGCTGCAATCCGCGGCCGATGCCGATGTCGAGATTCTCGTCAGCGTCACCGGTCCGGCGAGCCAGGGCCGGCGCAGCCCCGAGCGCCGCGCACAGCGCATGATGGACGAGGGCAGGGCCGGAATGATCGTGGTGACGTCAGCCTTCAGCGAGACGCAACTGCACCCTTTCCGGCGCCGTCAGATTCCCGTCGTCGTGATTGATCCGCTGAACCCGCCCTCCGCTGACGTGGTCAGCATAGGTGCCACCAACTGGGCAGGCGGCAAGGCGGCCACGGAGCACCTGCTGGAGCTGGGGCACCGCCGCATCGCGTACATCGGCGGCATAGAGAAGGCCGAATGCAACCAGGCGCGGCTGCACGGCTACATGGCCGCGCTCATGGCGCACGGCGTGCCGGTGGACCCGCAGTACATCCATTCCGGCGGCAGTTTCCGCCGGGAGAGCGGCGTCAAAGGCCTGAAGGCGCTGATCGAGCTGGACAAGCTTCCGACGGCGATCTTTGCCGGCAGCGACACCATCGCCCTAGGCATTCTCGGCGAAGCAGGCCGGCTCGGTATCCGGGTTCCCGACGAGCTAAGCCTTATCGGTTTTGACGGTACAAACCAGGGCGAGGAGTCCGTGCCGTCGTTGAGCTCCGTAGCCCAGCCGCTGGAGGAGATGGGGCGGGCAGCGCTTCGGTCTGTGCTGCGCCAGGCACGGGGGGAAGTCCTGGATTCGCACCGCGTTGAGCTGGCCACGCATCTGATAGTCCGCGATTCCACGGCGCCGCCCGCGGCCTGA